From the genome of Candidatus Krumholzibacteriota bacterium, one region includes:
- a CDS encoding hydrogenase iron-sulfur subunit has translation MSENSFEPRIVGFLCNWCSYTGADLAGTARVKYAPNIRSVRVMCSGRIEPTFIIKALFEGADGVLIAGCHPGDCHYQEGNYKALRRYRLLRRILPEYGIDPERIRLEWVAASEGEKFGRIVDEFTEQIRSLGPLRIKDAVFESMKDDVVEHEGEGAENTGEGA, from the coding sequence GTGAGCGAGAACAGCTTCGAACCCAGGATCGTCGGTTTTCTCTGCAACTGGTGTTCGTACACCGGGGCAGACCTGGCCGGGACCGCGCGCGTCAAGTACGCGCCGAACATCCGCTCGGTCCGCGTGATGTGCAGCGGCAGGATCGAGCCGACATTCATCATCAAGGCCCTCTTCGAAGGGGCCGACGGCGTGCTCATCGCGGGGTGTCATCCCGGCGACTGCCACTACCAGGAGGGAAACTACAAGGCTCTCCGGCGGTACCGTCTTCTCAGGCGGATTCTCCCCGAATACGGCATCGATCCGGAGCGCATCCGTCTCGAGTGGGTCGCGGCGTCCGAGGGGGAGAAATTCGGACGGATCGTCGATGAATTCACCGAGCAGATCAGGTCACTCGGTCCCCTGCGCATCAAGGATGCCGTCTTCGAGAGCATGAAGGACGACGTCGTCGAGCACGAGGGGGAGGGCGCGGAGAATACGGGAGAGGGCGCATGA
- a CDS encoding HypC/HybG/HupF family hydrogenase formation chaperone has translation MCLGIPMRIVEAEGPEAVVESGGVRKNVRLDLVDGLRVGDYVLVHTGYAIERVDEKEALETLDLIRQVHEAGRRGAIDPESGSIERP, from the coding sequence ATGTGCCTCGGCATTCCCATGCGGATCGTCGAGGCGGAGGGGCCCGAGGCCGTCGTCGAATCGGGAGGCGTGCGCAAGAACGTCCGGCTCGATCTCGTCGACGGGCTTCGCGTCGGCGACTACGTGCTCGTGCACACGGGGTACGCGATCGAACGGGTCGACGAGAAGGAAGCGCTCGAGACCCTCGATCTCATCAGGCAGGTCCACGAGGCCGGCAGGCGGGGCGCGATCGATCCCGAAAGCGGATCGATTGAACGGCCATGA
- a CDS encoding oxidoreductase — protein sequence MKLKTGIYWGAACGGCDVAVLDTHEKLLDIADHMEFFLWPCAMDFKYEDVKALDDDFLDIVLYNGAIRNSENEEIARLLRRKGKVMVAVGACAHIGGIPGLANFYTRDDILKRVYIDSPSTTNDEGTLPVEHWANGDEKLELPRFYNTVKTLDQVVDVDYYLPGCPPVPQQIVNALTAVWEGALPPKGSIIGAGTKTLCDECPRVKEEKMIPAIKRTHMMIPDPERCLLEQGLVCLGPVTREGCGARCIKSGVPCRGCYGPLDEVPDMGMKMLSALASVLEPKELKEIDEIVDMMVDPLRTFHRFSMAASILRRKNT from the coding sequence ATGAAGCTGAAAACCGGCATCTACTGGGGGGCCGCCTGCGGCGGCTGCGACGTGGCCGTGCTCGATACGCACGAGAAGCTCCTCGACATCGCGGACCACATGGAGTTCTTCCTCTGGCCGTGCGCGATGGATTTCAAGTACGAGGATGTCAAGGCGCTCGATGACGACTTTCTCGACATCGTCCTGTACAACGGCGCGATCCGCAACTCGGAAAACGAGGAGATCGCCAGGCTGCTTCGCCGGAAGGGGAAGGTCATGGTCGCCGTGGGCGCCTGCGCGCACATCGGCGGCATCCCGGGCCTGGCGAATTTCTACACGCGCGACGACATCCTCAAACGCGTGTATATCGATTCCCCCTCGACGACGAATGACGAGGGGACGCTCCCCGTCGAGCATTGGGCGAACGGTGACGAGAAGCTCGAACTGCCGCGTTTCTACAACACGGTGAAGACGCTCGACCAGGTGGTCGATGTCGATTATTACCTGCCCGGTTGCCCGCCCGTGCCCCAGCAGATCGTCAATGCCCTGACGGCCGTATGGGAGGGCGCTCTGCCCCCGAAGGGATCGATCATCGGAGCGGGCACGAAGACGCTCTGCGACGAATGCCCGCGCGTCAAGGAAGAGAAGATGATCCCGGCGATCAAGCGAACGCACATGATGATCCCGGATCCGGAGCGATGCCTGCTCGAGCAGGGGCTCGTCTGTCTCGGGCCGGTCACCCGCGAAGGCTGCGGCGCGCGATGCATCAAGTCCGGCGTGCCGTGCCGCGGATGCTACGGCCCGCTCGACGAGGTGCCCGACATGGGCATGAAGATGCTCAGCGCGCTGGCTTCGGTGCTCGAGCCGAAGGAATTGAAGGAGATCGACGAGATCGTCGACATGATGGTCGATCCGTTGAGGACCTTTCATCGTTTCAGCATGGCGGCATCCATACTGAGGAGGAAAAACACATGA
- the hypB gene encoding hydrogenase nickel incorporation protein HypB yields the protein MHQVNVGEDMREHNRRIAAENREMLRSHGVVSLNIMSAPGAGKTSLLVRTLPHIGETARVAVIEGDLQTSRDAERIAETGVAVHQITTGEVCHLDAAMVHSALHRIDLDLLDLILVENVGNLVCPAEFDLGVDGRVMLLSVTEGDDKPRKYPLMFMQSRLLVLNKIDLLPHVDFDVARASGEARELNPDIEIIELSCRTGEGFENWLWWLDRFRKTNGGA from the coding sequence ATGCACCAGGTGAACGTCGGCGAGGACATGCGGGAACACAACCGCCGGATCGCCGCGGAGAACCGGGAGATGCTCCGGTCGCACGGCGTCGTTTCCCTCAACATCATGAGCGCGCCCGGAGCGGGGAAGACCTCGCTTCTCGTTCGCACGCTCCCCCATATCGGCGAGACGGCGCGGGTCGCCGTCATCGAGGGTGATCTCCAGACGAGCCGCGACGCGGAGCGCATCGCCGAGACGGGCGTGGCCGTGCACCAGATCACGACGGGAGAGGTCTGCCATCTCGACGCCGCGATGGTGCACTCGGCGCTTCACCGGATCGATCTCGATCTGCTCGACCTGATCCTCGTCGAGAACGTCGGGAATCTCGTCTGCCCGGCGGAATTCGATCTCGGCGTCGACGGGCGGGTGATGCTGCTCAGCGTCACGGAGGGCGACGACAAGCCGCGGAAATACCCCCTGATGTTCATGCAGTCGAGACTCCTCGTACTCAACAAGATCGATCTGCTGCCGCACGTCGATTTCGATGTCGCGCGGGCGTCGGGCGAGGCGCGGGAACTCAATCCGGATATCGAGATCATCGAGCTCTCCTGCCGCACGGGCGAGGGGTTCGAAAACTGGCTTTGGTGGCTCGACCGGTTTCGCAAGACGAACGGAGGCGCGTGA
- the hypD gene encoding hydrogenase formation protein HypD, translating into MTDDFLERFRDPRTAASIARTLSGVVLSRPVTIMHVCGTHEHTIAREGIRSFLPDRLRLVAGPGCPVCVCPAGDIDLAVAAARLDGVIVTTFGDMFRVPATDGSLEEMRAAGRDVRVVYSPLDAVDLAREHPEREVVFMAVGFETTAGPIAASLLADPPNNFSIIPSLRLVPPVMRFLLERGTGPVEGFLLPGHVSTVLGRAGYRFLEEYGVPGTVAGFESTDVLLAVLDLVRAIEAGPPFRVTNLYSRVVSEDGNARAKETISRVFTEDDASWRGIGVIPRSGLRPGPGFERFDAVRRLGLVRPAHAVDVPPGCLCHRVILGDAEPEECGLFGTACTIRRPAGPCMVSSEGTCRARFEYRRARRGPEKR; encoded by the coding sequence ATGACGGACGATTTCCTCGAACGATTCCGCGATCCCCGGACGGCGGCGTCGATCGCACGTACGCTCTCCGGGGTGGTCTTGTCCCGTCCCGTGACGATCATGCACGTCTGCGGAACGCACGAGCACACGATCGCACGCGAGGGGATCAGGTCGTTTCTGCCGGACAGACTCCGCCTCGTGGCGGGGCCGGGGTGCCCTGTCTGCGTCTGCCCGGCGGGGGACATCGATCTCGCCGTCGCCGCCGCGCGACTGGACGGCGTGATCGTAACGACCTTCGGCGACATGTTTCGCGTTCCGGCCACCGACGGTTCCCTCGAGGAGATGCGGGCGGCGGGCAGGGACGTCCGGGTCGTCTACTCGCCGCTCGACGCGGTCGACCTCGCGCGCGAGCATCCCGAACGGGAGGTCGTATTCATGGCGGTCGGTTTCGAGACGACCGCCGGACCGATCGCCGCTTCGCTGCTCGCCGATCCTCCAAACAACTTCTCGATCATTCCATCGCTTCGGCTCGTGCCCCCCGTGATGCGGTTCCTGCTCGAGCGGGGAACGGGGCCGGTCGAGGGATTCCTCCTTCCAGGCCATGTCTCCACCGTGCTCGGACGCGCGGGGTACCGTTTTCTCGAGGAATACGGCGTTCCGGGGACCGTCGCCGGCTTCGAGTCGACGGACGTGCTGCTCGCCGTCCTCGATCTCGTTCGAGCGATCGAGGCGGGGCCCCCGTTCCGCGTGACGAACCTCTACAGCCGCGTCGTGAGCGAGGATGGCAACGCCCGTGCGAAGGAGACGATCTCGCGCGTCTTCACCGAGGATGACGCGTCCTGGCGGGGGATCGGCGTCATCCCGCGATCGGGACTCCGGCCGGGTCCTGGATTCGAGCGGTTCGACGCCGTCCGGCGGTTGGGTCTCGTTCGTCCCGCTCATGCCGTCGACGTTCCTCCGGGATGCCTGTGCCACCGCGTCATTCTCGGAGACGCCGAGCCGGAGGAATGCGGCCTGTTCGGCACGGCGTGCACGATCCGGCGGCCGGCCGGTCCCTGCATGGTATCGAGCGAGGGAACCTGCCGGGCCAGGTTCGAGTACCGGCGGGCGCGAAGAGGACCCGAAAAACGTTGA
- the hflK gene encoding FtsH protease activity modulator HflK codes for MQVYFGKRPVSFTGRAVQRIVLVVVAIVLVTSAFYSIGADEVGVIQRFGKYVRQTEPGLHMKVPFGIETVRKVKVKKVFKSEFGFRTIRADVRTTYSPKKFLEESLMLTGDLNVAEVEWIVQYKVKDPYKFLFKMKDPVETLRAMSQAVMRRIVGDRTVSEVLTVGRVEVAKEVEIGLQQLLDNFDSGLQIVTVKLQDVNPPEQVKTAFNEVNRAKQDKEKMINEAWEDYNKRIPRAKGEAEQMIAEAEGYALRRVNRAMGDVALFNQVYREYRTAPDVTRRRLYLEAMGEVLPKIKEIYIVDEKQKSILPLLELDGRPKGGGQ; via the coding sequence ATGCAGGTGTATTTCGGCAAGCGTCCGGTGTCGTTCACCGGGCGGGCGGTCCAGAGGATCGTCCTCGTCGTCGTCGCGATCGTCCTCGTCACGTCGGCGTTCTACTCGATCGGGGCCGACGAGGTCGGCGTGATCCAGCGATTCGGCAAGTACGTCAGGCAGACCGAGCCGGGTCTGCACATGAAGGTTCCATTCGGAATCGAGACGGTGCGGAAGGTCAAGGTCAAGAAGGTCTTCAAGAGCGAATTCGGGTTCCGGACGATTCGGGCCGACGTGCGCACGACGTACAGCCCGAAGAAGTTTCTCGAGGAGTCGCTCATGCTCACCGGTGACCTCAACGTCGCCGAGGTCGAGTGGATCGTCCAGTACAAGGTGAAGGACCCGTACAAGTTCCTCTTCAAGATGAAGGATCCGGTCGAAACGCTCCGGGCGATGTCGCAGGCCGTGATGCGGCGCATCGTCGGAGACAGGACCGTCTCGGAGGTTCTCACCGTCGGCCGCGTCGAGGTCGCGAAGGAGGTCGAGATCGGCCTGCAGCAGCTCCTCGACAACTTCGACTCTGGATTGCAGATCGTCACGGTGAAGCTCCAGGACGTCAATCCTCCCGAGCAGGTGAAGACGGCCTTCAACGAGGTCAACCGCGCGAAACAGGACAAGGAGAAGATGATAAACGAGGCCTGGGAGGACTACAACAAGCGCATCCCGCGGGCGAAGGGCGAAGCGGAGCAGATGATCGCCGAGGCGGAGGGCTACGCTCTCCGCCGGGTCAACCGCGCGATGGGCGACGTCGCCCTCTTCAACCAGGTCTACCGGGAGTACCGGACGGCCCCCGACGTGACGCGCCGGCGGCTCTATCTCGAGGCGATGGGCGAGGTGCTGCCGAAGATCAAGGAGATATACATCGTCGACGAGAAGCAGAAGTCGATCCTGCCGCTTCTCGAACTCGACGGTCGCCCGAAGGGAGGTGGTCAGTGA
- the hflC gene encoding protease modulator HflC has translation MNAGRFFGFLALLIIVIAVLSNTFYTLSESEQAIVTQFGKPIGGAIVKAGLHVKVPFVQTLHRFEKRILIWDGSADQIPTSDKKYIYLDTTARWRIVDPLIFYQSVGNIRGAMGRLDDIVDSAARDVVSRYLLIEVVRNSNRILDTEIEETEIDEGGTASLERIEVGREEITKEVIARASELVPQYGIELLDVQIKGLNYIEDVRKKVYERMNSERQRIASKYRSEGEGKRAEIVGMKERELNRIQSEAYRKSQEIRGEADAKATRIYADAYKQDPEFYSLLKTLEIYRTTIGENSRAILTTDSDIYRYLKTTGRR, from the coding sequence ATGAACGCAGGACGTTTCTTCGGGTTTCTCGCGCTCCTGATCATCGTCATCGCCGTGCTGTCGAACACCTTCTACACGCTGAGCGAATCGGAGCAGGCGATCGTCACCCAGTTCGGCAAGCCGATCGGCGGCGCCATCGTCAAGGCGGGGCTGCACGTGAAAGTGCCCTTCGTCCAGACGCTGCACCGTTTCGAGAAGCGGATCCTGATCTGGGACGGTTCGGCCGACCAGATCCCCACCTCCGACAAGAAGTACATATACCTCGATACGACGGCGCGCTGGCGGATCGTCGATCCGCTGATCTTCTACCAGTCGGTCGGCAACATACGCGGAGCGATGGGGCGCCTCGACGATATCGTCGATTCGGCCGCGCGGGACGTCGTATCCCGCTACCTTCTGATCGAAGTGGTCCGGAACTCCAACCGCATCCTCGACACGGAAATCGAGGAGACGGAGATCGACGAGGGGGGGACCGCATCCCTCGAACGGATCGAGGTCGGACGCGAGGAGATCACGAAAGAGGTGATCGCGCGCGCGTCGGAACTCGTGCCCCAGTACGGCATCGAGCTTCTCGACGTCCAGATCAAGGGACTCAACTACATCGAGGACGTGCGCAAGAAGGTCTACGAGCGCATGAACTCCGAGCGGCAGCGGATCGCCTCGAAATACCGCTCCGAGGGAGAGGGCAAGCGGGCCGAGATCGTCGGGATGAAGGAGCGCGAACTCAACCGCATCCAGTCCGAGGCGTACCGGAAGAGCCAGGAGATCCGCGGAGAGGCGGACGCGAAAGCGACGAGGATATACGCCGACGCCTACAAGCAGGATCCCGAGTTCTACTCCCTGCTCAAGACGCTCGAGATCTACCGCACGACGATCGGCGAGAACTCGCGAGCGATCCTCACGACCGACAGCGACATCTACCGCTATCTCAAGACGACCGGGAGGCGGTAA
- a CDS encoding hydrogenase maturation protease — MNTIVVGMGNTLLSDDGAGVFVARALETRLEGAAEVRESETMGLDIVEMLRGYDRAIIVDTIMLEGEEPGTVFRLTEEDIRITPRLASVHDVDLFTSLELGRRLRFHMPSEVVIFAVQARDPYTLCEGCLPEVERVLPALADEVAGLVTGRGNGRVSISLSERKNGRA; from the coding sequence GTGAATACGATCGTCGTCGGTATGGGGAACACCCTGCTCAGTGACGACGGGGCAGGCGTGTTCGTCGCGCGCGCGCTGGAGACGCGTCTCGAGGGAGCGGCCGAGGTGCGCGAATCCGAGACGATGGGACTCGATATCGTCGAGATGCTGCGCGGATACGACCGCGCGATCATCGTCGACACGATCATGCTCGAGGGGGAGGAACCCGGCACGGTCTTCCGCCTCACGGAAGAGGACATCCGGATCACGCCCCGCCTCGCGTCGGTTCACGACGTCGATCTCTTCACCTCTCTCGAACTCGGGCGCCGATTGCGGTTTCACATGCCGAGCGAGGTCGTTATATTCGCCGTGCAGGCGCGGGATCCGTACACCCTCTGCGAGGGGTGCCTGCCGGAAGTCGAACGGGTCCTTCCGGCGCTCGCGGACGAGGTGGCCGGCCTCGTGACGGGGCGTGGAAACGGGCGCGTCTCGATATCGCTCTCCGAAAGGAAGAACGGACGTGCATGA
- a CDS encoding Ni/Fe hydrogenase subunit alpha translates to MKRIQIDPITRLEGHGKIAIFIDDDGSVKNAYLQIPELRGFEKFVEGLPVEEIPRVMPRICGVUPAAHHMASGKAVDNVYNVTIPSPAKKLRELYYMAHFIHSHAAHFYALGAPDFVVGPDAPKAKRNVLGLIEKVGLETGREVIRQRAISQDIQIIVGGRATHPVWNIPGGVAKALTPEEREKLRPMAQDQLLFGELGLKIFADVVLKNEAYMDLVLGDGYELVTNYMGLVDQNNHVTFYDGRVRVVDTMGEEILTYTEPEYLDHIAEHVEPYSYLKYPYLKARGWHGFQEGQGTSIYQAAPLARLNAADGMATPRANEEFQKMFDTLGGKPSHKLMVHHWARLIELLYAAERLIELVEDDEIIDPNVRVIPSTTPNEGVGIIEAPRGTLTHHFKTDENGIVTEANLIVGTTNNNAPISMAVKKAAQKFIGKGGEVTDGLLNMVEMAFRLFDPCFSCATHSLPGQMPLVVEIRNEEGELLNSVSR, encoded by the coding sequence ATGAAGCGCATCCAGATCGACCCCATCACCCGACTGGAGGGCCACGGCAAGATCGCGATCTTCATCGACGACGACGGTTCGGTGAAGAACGCATATCTACAGATCCCCGAGCTGCGGGGATTCGAGAAGTTCGTCGAGGGTCTCCCCGTCGAGGAGATCCCGAGGGTGATGCCTCGGATCTGCGGGGTTTGACCGGCCGCACATCATATGGCCTCGGGTAAGGCCGTCGACAACGTATACAACGTCACGATCCCGTCTCCGGCGAAGAAGCTGCGCGAACTCTATTACATGGCGCACTTCATCCACAGCCACGCGGCGCATTTCTACGCCCTCGGCGCCCCCGACTTCGTCGTCGGCCCGGACGCGCCGAAGGCGAAGCGGAACGTGCTCGGCCTGATCGAGAAGGTCGGGCTGGAGACGGGCAGGGAGGTCATCCGGCAACGGGCGATCTCGCAGGACATCCAGATCATCGTCGGAGGGCGCGCGACGCACCCCGTGTGGAACATCCCCGGCGGCGTGGCGAAAGCCCTCACCCCCGAGGAACGCGAGAAGCTGCGGCCGATGGCGCAGGACCAGCTCCTATTCGGGGAACTCGGGCTCAAGATCTTCGCGGACGTCGTTTTGAAGAACGAGGCGTACATGGACCTCGTTCTCGGCGACGGATACGAGCTGGTGACGAACTACATGGGGCTCGTCGACCAGAACAACCACGTGACCTTCTACGATGGCCGCGTCCGCGTGGTGGACACGATGGGCGAGGAGATCCTCACGTACACCGAGCCGGAGTACCTGGATCATATCGCGGAGCATGTCGAGCCGTACTCCTACCTGAAGTACCCGTACCTCAAGGCGCGCGGGTGGCACGGTTTCCAGGAGGGACAGGGGACGAGCATCTACCAGGCCGCGCCGCTGGCGCGCCTCAACGCCGCGGATGGCATGGCCACGCCGCGCGCGAACGAGGAATTCCAGAAGATGTTCGACACGCTCGGCGGGAAGCCGTCGCACAAGCTCATGGTGCACCACTGGGCGCGTCTGATCGAGCTCCTCTACGCCGCGGAACGCCTGATCGAGCTCGTCGAGGACGACGAGATCATCGATCCGAACGTCCGCGTCATCCCGTCGACGACGCCGAACGAGGGGGTCGGGATCATCGAGGCGCCTCGCGGGACGCTCACGCACCATTTCAAGACCGACGAGAACGGCATCGTCACCGAGGCCAACCTGATCGTCGGGACGACGAACAACAACGCCCCGATCTCGATGGCCGTGAAGAAGGCGGCGCAGAAGTTCATCGGGAAGGGCGGCGAGGTCACCGACGGGCTGCTCAACATGGTCGAGATGGCTTTCCGGCTGTTCGATCCCTGTTTCAGCTGCGCCACGCACAGTCTTCCAGGACAGATGCCCCTCGTGGTCGAGATACGGAACGAGGAGGGAGAACTGCTCAATTCGGTTTCGCGGTAG
- a CDS encoding FAD-dependent thymidylate synthase, producing MRITLAGFNVETAWMKEGGRRGDPTPEVISASYARTTRDPRSIDEIRRDARGQVEKARRSNERIVFGLGHSSIAEHAVFNFDLTGVSRLAVEAVEHFRLASFTEKSQRYIRLGRDIVTPPEVRKARLAKRFVAEAEELHRTYGALLGRIVKSGREESVAREDARYVMPLSTAAQLGMTVNARELEYMVRCLSADRLGEVRAIAAELSRLARAVAPSLVRYPETTTYVRNRHEAREDIGDGMTGSAGEAVADDDRVRLISCTPKGDETLAAALIFASSRCPWKDAAARAALIGPDGRAEIVARTMRGIEPWDPVWREFEAVHLFYETVVSASCFAQLKRHRMATILPQPYDATLGISIPRSIREARGVGEIRKAAARAVRLAGSIARRSPDAAPYAFLNAHRRRVAIGVNLRELYHFSRLRSDRHAQWEIREISDLMCRLASRRLPAGSMLLGGKDVFDERRASLPGAGGGDGG from the coding sequence ATGCGGATCACACTCGCGGGATTCAATGTAGAGACGGCGTGGATGAAGGAGGGCGGAAGGCGGGGGGATCCGACGCCGGAAGTCATCTCCGCCTCCTATGCGCGGACGACCCGCGATCCCCGTTCGATCGACGAGATCCGGCGCGACGCGCGCGGCCAGGTGGAAAAGGCCAGGCGTTCGAACGAACGCATCGTTTTCGGGCTCGGGCATTCGTCGATCGCGGAGCATGCCGTCTTCAATTTCGACCTGACCGGCGTATCGCGGCTCGCCGTCGAGGCGGTCGAGCACTTCCGGCTCGCCTCGTTCACGGAAAAGTCCCAGCGCTACATCCGCCTCGGGCGCGACATCGTCACGCCGCCGGAAGTGCGGAAGGCGCGGCTCGCGAAGAGATTCGTCGCGGAGGCGGAGGAGTTGCACCGCACGTACGGCGCCCTCCTCGGACGTATCGTGAAATCAGGGAGGGAGGAAAGCGTGGCGCGGGAGGACGCGCGCTACGTCATGCCCCTCTCGACGGCGGCGCAGCTCGGGATGACCGTCAACGCGCGGGAGCTCGAGTACATGGTGCGATGCCTGTCGGCCGATCGACTCGGGGAGGTGAGGGCGATCGCCGCGGAATTGTCCAGACTGGCGAGGGCCGTCGCCCCGTCGCTCGTGCGCTACCCCGAGACGACGACGTACGTGCGGAATCGGCACGAGGCCCGCGAGGATATCGGCGACGGGATGACGGGTTCGGCGGGGGAGGCCGTGGCGGACGACGATCGCGTGCGGTTGATCTCGTGCACGCCGAAGGGTGACGAGACGCTCGCCGCGGCGCTGATCTTCGCCTCCTCGCGCTGCCCGTGGAAAGACGCGGCGGCGCGGGCGGCCCTGATCGGCCCCGACGGACGCGCCGAGATCGTCGCCCGGACGATGCGCGGCATCGAACCGTGGGATCCCGTCTGGCGCGAGTTCGAGGCCGTGCATCTTTTCTACGAGACGGTCGTATCGGCGTCCTGTTTCGCGCAGCTCAAGCGCCACCGCATGGCCACGATACTGCCCCAGCCGTACGATGCGACGCTCGGCATCTCGATTCCCCGGTCGATCCGGGAGGCGAGAGGCGTCGGGGAGATCAGGAAGGCGGCGGCGAGGGCCGTCCGACTCGCCGGCTCGATCGCACGCCGTTCGCCGGACGCGGCTCCCTACGCCTTCCTCAACGCCCACCGGAGGCGAGTGGCGATCGGCGTCAACCTCAGGGAACTCTACCACTTTTCGCGCTTGAGAAGCGATCGGCACGCACAGTGGGAGATCAGGGAGATCTCCGACCTGATGTGCCGGCTCGCCTCGCGGCGGCTTCCGGCCGGGTCGATGCTGCTCGGCGGCAAGGACGTTTTCGATGAGCGCCGCGCGTCTCTTCCGGGCGCCGGGGGAGGGGACGGCGGATGA
- a CDS encoding nitroreductase family protein: MTCRFLDIVRMRRSVRAYRPDPVPRELIERCLEAVRYAPTACNKQAWRFWVTGGETKDRIVAEALGGIVPNRWASTAPVIVAVAMRLNAVTYRAGAFVRKIDYHAVDAGIAGEHFVLQAAECGLGTCWIGWFDKKKVKRILGIPTNWDVPALIALGWPAEEPAGMTRAPVAEISEFRGGDGG; encoded by the coding sequence ATGACCTGTCGCTTCCTCGATATCGTCAGGATGCGACGCAGCGTCCGCGCATACCGGCCCGACCCGGTGCCGAGGGAGCTGATCGAACGCTGTCTCGAGGCCGTGAGGTACGCCCCGACCGCGTGCAACAAGCAGGCGTGGCGCTTCTGGGTGACCGGCGGAGAGACGAAGGACAGGATCGTGGCCGAGGCGCTCGGCGGCATCGTGCCGAACCGGTGGGCGTCGACGGCACCGGTCATCGTCGCGGTCGCGATGCGGCTCAACGCCGTCACCTACCGGGCGGGCGCGTTCGTCAGGAAGATCGACTACCATGCGGTCGACGCCGGAATCGCCGGGGAGCATTTCGTGCTGCAGGCCGCCGAATGCGGACTGGGCACCTGCTGGATCGGCTGGTTCGACAAGAAGAAGGTCAAGCGCATCCTCGGCATCCCGACTAACTGGGACGTCCCCGCGCTCATCGCGCTCGGGTGGCCGGCGGAAGAACCGGCAGGCATGACGCGGGCGCCTGTCGCCGAGATCTCCGAGTTCCGCGGAGGTGACGGGGGATGA
- the hypA gene encoding hydrogenase maturation nickel metallochaperone HypA, with the protein MHEVSLARNMLSSVEEAVRREGGGTVKVVHCRIGELAGVSVDALSFAFDVLSRGTPAEGGRIECERIPLRTRCRDCGKEFAPGEVVLACPACGGRMDIRSGREMEVDYILMDEENGERTS; encoded by the coding sequence GTGCATGAGGTCTCCCTCGCCCGGAACATGCTTTCCTCGGTGGAGGAGGCCGTCCGCCGCGAGGGGGGCGGAACGGTCAAGGTCGTGCACTGCAGGATCGGGGAACTCGCCGGCGTGAGCGTCGACGCGCTCTCTTTCGCCTTCGACGTCCTCTCCCGCGGCACGCCGGCCGAGGGCGGCCGGATCGAGTGCGAACGGATCCCCCTCAGGACGCGCTGCCGTGACTGCGGAAAGGAATTCGCTCCGGGCGAGGTCGTCCTCGCCTGTCCCGCGTGCGGGGGGCGGATGGATATCCGCAGTGGCAGGGAGATGGAAGTCGATTACATCCTCATGGACGAGGAGAACGGCGAGCGCACCTCGTGA